Proteins from one Romboutsia sp. CE17 genomic window:
- a CDS encoding TlyA family RNA methyltransferase, which yields MKKRIDVLLVEQGFFESRERAKKAIMAGLVFVDNQRCDKAGVDVKEDAKIEVKGNPIPYVSRGGLKLEKAMKNFGLTLDGKVCMDIGASTGGFTDCMLQNGATKVFSIDVGYGQLAWKLRQDERVVCMERTNIRHVTIEDTKEFADFASIDVSFISLKLVLPKAKELVRPGGHVVALIKPQFEAGREKVGKKGVVREKSTHIEVIETISHFAVEIGFSILDLDYSPIKGPEGNIEYLIYLRNSNDDYEFNEDEYRKKITEVVEASHSLNK from the coding sequence ATGAAAAAGAGAATAGACGTATTATTAGTAGAACAAGGATTTTTTGAAAGTAGAGAAAGAGCAAAAAAAGCCATAATGGCTGGTCTTGTTTTTGTAGATAATCAAAGATGTGATAAGGCAGGTGTAGATGTTAAAGAAGATGCCAAAATAGAGGTTAAAGGTAATCCTATACCATATGTAAGTAGAGGAGGTTTAAAGCTTGAAAAAGCTATGAAAAACTTTGGACTTACTTTAGATGGTAAAGTTTGTATGGATATAGGAGCTTCAACTGGTGGATTTACAGATTGTATGCTTCAAAATGGAGCTACAAAAGTATTTTCAATAGATGTTGGATATGGACAACTTGCTTGGAAACTAAGACAAGATGAGAGAGTTGTTTGTATGGAAAGAACAAATATAAGACATGTTACAATTGAAGATACTAAAGAATTTGCAGATTTTGCATCTATAGATGTATCATTTATATCTTTAAAATTAGTTCTACCAAAGGCTAAAGAGTTAGTTAGACCAGGAGGACATGTTGTTGCTTTAATAAAACCTCAATTTGAAGCAGGAAGAGAAAAAGTCGGTAAAAAAGGTGTGGTTAGGGAGAAATCTACACATATAGAAGTAATAGAAACTATATCACATTTTGCTGTAGAAATAGGATTTTCAATACTAGACTTAGATTATTCGCCAATAAAAGGTCCTGAAGGTAATATAGAATACTTAATATATCTTCGTAATTCAAATGACGATTATGAATTCAATGAAGATGAATATAGAAAAAAAATAACAGAGGTAGTAGAAGCTTCTCATAGTTTAAATAAATAA
- the dxs gene encoding 1-deoxy-D-xylulose-5-phosphate synthase, whose translation MYKYLDKVNCPKDIKNMTNEELDILSKDIRKFLVKSVSKTGGHLASNLGVVELSLALHKVFDSPTDKIIWDVGHQSYVHKILTGRKDSFNTLRQFEGLSGFPKEVESPHDIFDTGHSSTSISVGLGIACARDIKKEKFNVISVIGDGSITGGMALEGLNSLGYLNTDMIVILNDNEMSIDKNVGAMSRHMSSIIRNSTMNKVKDEVEKIFNVTSAGNLIYKTASKVKDTIVSQFTPQQSEFFESIGIKYYGPIDGHNIKELIEILNKAKNKKGPVLLHVITKKGKGYKFAEEQPNKYHGVSKFDVKEGIQPSNLKSISAAVGEKLVDMASKNENVVAITAAMPSGTGLDIFEKVYPKRYYDVGIAEQHAVTFSAGLAKEGMKPYFAVYSTFLQRGFDQLVHDVCITKKNVTFLIDRAGLVGNDGETHHGMFDLSYLNIVPNIIVMAPKDTKELQLMMDLSLEIDGPVAIRYPRGNSYYLNKGEYSKIEIGKYEVIEDGQDIAILAIGNMVKHALEAKEMLLKDNINPAIINARFLKPMDEKLLHDLCKKYKYIVTIEDNIISGGFGSRVNSFVIDNNYDIKVENIAIDEKFIDHGNIDKLYDAVGLSAECIAKRIKK comes from the coding sequence ATGTATAAATATTTAGATAAAGTAAACTGTCCTAAAGATATAAAAAATATGACTAATGAAGAATTAGATATACTTTCAAAAGATATAAGAAAATTTCTAGTTAAGTCAGTATCTAAAACAGGTGGACATTTAGCATCAAATTTAGGCGTAGTAGAGTTAAGTCTCGCGCTACATAAAGTATTTGATAGTCCAACTGATAAAATAATATGGGATGTAGGTCATCAATCTTATGTGCACAAAATTCTTACAGGAAGAAAGGATAGTTTTAATACTTTAAGACAATTTGAAGGTTTAAGTGGATTTCCAAAGGAAGTAGAAAGCCCTCACGACATATTTGATACAGGGCACAGTAGTACATCTATTTCCGTTGGTTTAGGTATTGCTTGTGCAAGGGATATAAAAAAAGAAAAATTTAATGTAATATCAGTGATAGGTGATGGATCTATAACTGGTGGTATGGCTTTAGAAGGATTGAATAGTTTAGGTTACTTAAATACAGATATGATAGTAATCTTAAATGATAATGAAATGTCTATAGATAAGAATGTTGGGGCAATGTCTAGGCATATGTCGAGTATAATAAGAAATTCAACTATGAATAAGGTAAAAGATGAAGTAGAAAAAATATTTAATGTAACATCTGCAGGAAATTTGATATACAAAACAGCAAGTAAGGTAAAAGATACTATAGTAAGTCAATTTACTCCTCAACAATCTGAGTTCTTCGAATCAATAGGAATTAAATACTATGGACCTATAGATGGACATAATATTAAAGAATTAATAGAAATATTGAACAAAGCTAAAAATAAAAAAGGTCCTGTTTTATTACATGTTATAACTAAAAAAGGTAAAGGGTATAAATTCGCTGAAGAACAACCAAATAAGTATCATGGCGTATCTAAATTTGATGTCAAAGAAGGAATACAGCCATCAAACTTAAAATCTATATCAGCTGCAGTCGGTGAAAAACTAGTTGATATGGCATCAAAGAATGAGAATGTTGTAGCAATAACAGCAGCAATGCCTTCTGGAACAGGCCTTGATATATTTGAAAAGGTATATCCTAAAAGATATTATGACGTTGGTATTGCAGAACAACATGCAGTTACATTTTCTGCTGGTTTAGCAAAAGAAGGTATGAAGCCATATTTTGCAGTATACTCAACATTTTTACAAAGAGGATTTGACCAACTTGTGCATGATGTTTGTATAACAAAGAAAAATGTTACATTTTTAATAGATAGAGCAGGCCTTGTAGGAAATGATGGAGAAACTCATCATGGTATGTTTGATTTAAGTTATTTGAATATAGTTCCTAATATAATTGTAATGGCTCCTAAAGATACTAAAGAGCTACAGTTAATGATGGACTTATCTTTAGAAATAGATGGACCTGTAGCTATAAGATATCCAAGAGGTAACTCATATTATTTAAATAAGGGCGAGTACTCAAAAATAGAAATCGGAAAATACGAAGTTATAGAAGATGGGCAAGATATAGCTATATTAGCTATAGGTAATATGGTAAAACATGCTTTAGAAGCAAAAGAAATGCTTTTAAAAGATAATATAAATCCGGCTATAATCAATGCAAGATTTTTAAAACCAATGGATGAAAAATTACTTCATGATTTATGCAAAAAATATAAATATATAGTTACTATAGAAGATAATATAATAAGTGGTGGTTTTGGAAGTAGAGTAAATAGTTTTGTTATAGATAATAACTATGATATAAAAGTTGAAAATATAGCAATTGATGAGAAATTTATAGATCACGGCAATATAGATAAATTATATGATGCAGTTGGGTTATCTGCTGAATGTATAGCAAAAAGAATAAAAAAATAG
- a CDS encoding divergent PAP2 family protein encodes MNFFSEIFSNKVLGISIFACFLAQFIKIFTGKDKRIDLARIFTSGGMPSSHSSFVTSLATLVGLERGFKSTDFAIVFVFAVIIMYDASGVRRAVGKQAAILNQIVDDVHHGKHIKQDKLKELIGHTPVEVWMGALLGIVVALIMA; translated from the coding sequence ATGAACTTTTTTTCAGAAATTTTTAGCAACAAGGTTTTAGGAATAAGTATATTTGCTTGTTTTTTAGCTCAATTTATAAAGATATTTACTGGAAAAGATAAACGTATAGATTTAGCTAGAATCTTTACATCTGGAGGTATGCCGAGTTCACATAGTTCCTTCGTGACAAGTTTAGCAACTTTAGTTGGTTTAGAGCGAGGATTTAAATCAACTGACTTTGCTATAGTTTTTGTATTTGCAGTGATTATAATGTATGATGCCTCAGGAGTAAGAAGAGCGGTAGGAAAGCAGGCAGCTATACTAAATCAAATAGTAGATGATGTTCATCATGGAAAGCATATAAAACAAGATAAATTAAAGGAATTGATAGGACACACACCAGTAGAAGTATGGATGGGTGCTTTATTAGGTATAGTTGTAGCTTTGATAATGGCATAA
- a CDS encoding polyprenyl synthetase family protein — MEFKQSLKEKSNYIESLLDEYKPKEDGYQTTIMEAMNYSLKAGGKRLRPILTLEACKIVGGNEEDAIPFAVAIEMIHTYSLIHDDLPALDNDDLRRGKPTNHKVFGEAMAVLAGDALLNYAFEVMLSNSINKENPQKYLKAINEIAKSVGIYGMIGGQVVDVESEDKSISKEKLDFIHLNKTAAIIIGCMRAGAIIGNADEEQLEKITKYGKNIGLSFQIVDDILDIIGDEAKLGKHVGSDIENNKSTYPSLLGLEKSKEIAKQLIYEAKDSIKDLSQDHSFLDGLANYIIDREY, encoded by the coding sequence GTGGAGTTTAAGCAATCTCTAAAAGAGAAATCTAATTATATAGAAAGTTTATTAGATGAATATAAGCCAAAAGAAGATGGTTACCAAACTACTATAATGGAAGCTATGAATTATAGTTTAAAAGCTGGTGGAAAAAGGTTAAGACCTATTTTAACACTAGAAGCATGTAAAATAGTTGGAGGAAATGAAGAAGATGCAATTCCTTTTGCAGTGGCAATAGAAATGATTCATACATATTCACTAATACATGATGACTTACCTGCCCTAGATAACGATGATTTAAGAAGAGGTAAACCTACTAATCATAAGGTATTTGGAGAGGCTATGGCAGTTTTAGCAGGGGATGCTCTATTAAATTATGCTTTTGAGGTAATGTTATCTAATTCTATTAATAAAGAAAATCCACAAAAGTATCTAAAGGCAATAAATGAAATAGCTAAGAGTGTAGGAATTTATGGAATGATAGGCGGACAAGTAGTAGATGTAGAAAGTGAAGATAAATCTATATCAAAAGAAAAACTTGACTTTATACACTTAAATAAAACAGCAGCAATAATAATAGGATGTATGAGAGCTGGTGCTATAATAGGTAACGCAGATGAAGAACAATTAGAAAAAATAACTAAGTATGGAAAAAATATTGGGTTATCATTTCAAATAGTAGATGATATATTAGATATAATTGGAGATGAAGCTAAGTTAGGTAAGCATGTAGGTAGTGATATAGAAAATAATAAATCTACTTATCCATCTTTACTTGGTTTAGAAAAATCAAAAGAGATTGCAAAACAATTAATATACGAAGCTAAAGATAGTATAAAAGACTTATCACAGGATCATAGTTTCTTAGATGGTTTGGCGAATTATATAATAGATAGAGAGTATTAA
- the xseB gene encoding exodeoxyribonuclease VII small subunit, with product MDLTYEQAYKKLEAILEKLESKGASLDESLSLYEEGIGLYKHCNKLLENAELKISKFNSLGIEEDLDMREE from the coding sequence ATGGATTTAACATATGAACAAGCTTATAAAAAGTTAGAAGCAATTTTGGAAAAACTAGAATCTAAAGGAGCTAGTTTAGATGAATCCTTAAGTTTATATGAAGAAGGAATAGGCCTTTATAAACACTGCAATAAATTATTGGAAAATGCCGAATTAAAAATAAGTAAATTTAACTCATTAGGCATAGAAGAAGATTTAGATATGAGGGAGGAATAA